One Sphingomonas sp. JUb134 DNA segment encodes these proteins:
- a CDS encoding SDR family NAD(P)-dependent oxidoreductase, whose amino-acid sequence MNIDLSGKTALVTGSTAGIGFAIAKGLAAAGAIVVLNGRDESRTQAAVAELKREVGDADVRGVAGDVGTEAGCDAIVSALREVDILVNNAGIFGPQDFFETLDEEWERFFRVNVLSGVRLSRAYLPGMRDKGWGRVLFLSSESGLNIPADMIHYGVTKTADLALSRGLAKRMAGTGVTVNAILPGPTLSEGVTEMLADAVASGKSLEEAGADFVRAHRPSSIIRRAATVGEVANLCVYIASPQASATTGAALRVDGGVVDTIA is encoded by the coding sequence ATGAACATCGACCTTTCCGGCAAGACGGCGCTCGTGACCGGCTCGACCGCCGGCATCGGCTTTGCGATCGCGAAGGGGTTGGCGGCAGCCGGGGCGATCGTCGTCCTGAACGGGCGCGACGAGAGCCGCACCCAGGCGGCGGTGGCCGAGCTAAAGCGTGAGGTCGGGGATGCCGATGTGCGCGGTGTGGCCGGAGACGTCGGCACGGAAGCCGGATGTGATGCCATCGTATCCGCGCTTCGGGAGGTCGACATCCTGGTCAACAATGCCGGCATCTTCGGCCCGCAGGACTTTTTCGAGACACTCGATGAGGAATGGGAGCGCTTCTTCCGGGTCAACGTGTTGTCGGGCGTACGCCTGTCCCGGGCCTATCTGCCGGGGATGCGGGACAAAGGCTGGGGTCGGGTGCTGTTCCTGTCCTCGGAATCCGGCCTAAACATCCCGGCGGACATGATCCACTACGGCGTGACCAAAACGGCCGACCTTGCCTTGTCGCGTGGGCTGGCCAAGCGCATGGCGGGCACGGGCGTGACGGTGAACGCCATTCTTCCCGGTCCAACGTTGTCGGAGGGCGTGACCGAGATGCTGGCGGACGCGGTCGCATCGGGCAAATCGTTGGAAGAGGCCGGCGCCGATTTCGTCAGAGCGCACCGACCGTCCTCGATTATTCGGCGTGCTGCCACGGTCGGGGAAGTCGCCAACCTGTGCGTCTATATCGCCTCTCCGCAGGCGTCCGCGACCACCGGTGCGGCGCTACGCGTTGACGGCGGTGTGGTGGATACGATCGCCTGA
- the arsC gene encoding arsenate reductase (glutaredoxin) (This arsenate reductase requires both glutathione and glutaredoxin to convert arsenate to arsenite, after which the efflux transporter formed by ArsA and ArsB can extrude the arsenite from the cell, providing resistance.) produces the protein MAVDIVIYHNPECGTSRNTLAMIRNAGIEPHVVEYLKTPPSRALLVELIDRSGITPRDLLREKGTPYAELGLGDDGLSDDALVDAMMAHPALINRPLVVSPLGVKLCRPSEAVLDLLPEAQQGAFAKEDGEQVVDASGQRIA, from the coding sequence GTGGCCGTCGATATCGTGATCTACCACAACCCCGAGTGCGGCACGTCGCGCAACACGCTGGCGATGATCCGCAATGCCGGCATCGAGCCGCACGTTGTCGAATATCTGAAGACGCCGCCCTCGCGCGCGCTGCTGGTCGAGTTGATCGATCGCTCCGGGATCACGCCCCGCGATCTGCTTCGTGAGAAAGGCACGCCCTATGCGGAGCTGGGCCTTGGTGACGATGGGCTGTCAGACGACGCGCTGGTGGACGCGATGATGGCGCATCCGGCCCTCATCAACCGGCCGCTGGTTGTCTCGCCGCTCGGCGTGAAGCTGTGCCGACCGTCCGAAGCGGTCCTCGATCTGCTGCCCGAAGCTCAACAAGGCGCGTTTGCCAAGGAAGACGGCGAACAGGTCGTGGACGCTTCGGGCCAACGCATCGCCTGA
- a CDS encoding transposase, which produces MMGPACRGGRGGAIHRAIEAILPTDHLLRRIDQCLDMSELRQALTGHYSARGRPSIDPELLIRMTLIGRIYAITSERRLCEELCYNLAYRWFCRLRPGDKVPHHSTFSKNRHGRFRDAGVFRILFESTVRRCISEGLIGGKDAAIDASFIAADASWQRKTVPGYLPYVANASRAVREWVQDTGDAVWEMARSKSCQGVSRTDPAAAWSAGTVRGRFGYALNTLVDTPSGVALDVQATPARFAEEVDAGRVMLERSADRFDYHPKRVAADKAYGSAVFLGFVRDHGAIPHIPVIDRTHQTNGKLPRTAFSYDRDTDSFTCPTGKPLRHHAFHPPTGVHRYAADARDCAACVLRKKCTTARRRTLTRLDDEDVRDLARAEAQTGLYKRSMRLRRGVERFFADAKGKHGMRRLHLRGIRGAEEEFLIGAAVMNLMILARPRRLIGKPRRGVCVPAALTSATISARSIEHDVIVPPFRRYT; this is translated from the coding sequence ATGATGGGACCAGCCTGTCGCGGTGGGCGGGGAGGGGCGATCCACCGCGCCATAGAAGCCATATTGCCCACAGACCACCTGCTGCGTCGCATCGACCAGTGTCTCGACATGAGCGAGTTGAGGCAGGCACTGACCGGTCATTACAGCGCACGGGGGCGACCATCGATCGATCCCGAACTCCTCATCCGCATGACGCTGATCGGCCGAATCTACGCGATCACGTCCGAGCGGCGCCTGTGTGAAGAGCTGTGCTACAATCTGGCCTATCGCTGGTTCTGCCGTCTTAGGCCGGGAGACAAGGTTCCGCACCACTCGACGTTCAGCAAGAACCGGCATGGTCGCTTCCGCGATGCCGGCGTGTTCCGGATCCTGTTCGAGAGCACGGTTCGACGCTGCATCAGTGAAGGGCTGATCGGCGGAAAAGACGCCGCGATCGATGCGTCGTTCATAGCGGCTGATGCGAGCTGGCAGCGCAAGACCGTTCCTGGCTACTTGCCGTATGTCGCCAACGCGTCGCGCGCGGTTCGGGAATGGGTGCAAGACACAGGTGATGCCGTCTGGGAAATGGCGCGCTCGAAAAGCTGCCAAGGCGTCTCTCGAACCGACCCTGCCGCGGCTTGGTCGGCGGGAACGGTGCGTGGCCGTTTCGGCTACGCCCTTAACACGCTGGTAGACACCCCGAGCGGCGTCGCGCTTGATGTTCAGGCGACGCCGGCTCGCTTTGCGGAGGAGGTCGATGCAGGCCGCGTCATGCTCGAGCGGTCGGCCGATCGGTTTGACTATCACCCAAAGCGGGTTGCTGCCGACAAGGCCTATGGCAGCGCCGTCTTTCTCGGCTTCGTGCGGGACCACGGTGCAATCCCGCACATTCCCGTGATCGATCGGACGCACCAGACCAATGGCAAGCTGCCACGAACGGCCTTCAGCTATGACCGGGATACCGACAGCTTTACCTGCCCGACTGGCAAGCCGCTTCGGCACCACGCCTTCCATCCACCCACCGGCGTACATCGCTATGCTGCCGACGCCCGGGACTGCGCGGCGTGCGTGCTTCGGAAGAAATGCACGACGGCACGGCGTCGTACCCTGACCCGTCTGGACGATGAGGACGTCCGCGATCTTGCCAGAGCCGAAGCACAAACCGGCCTGTACAAGCGGTCGATGCGGTTGCGGCGTGGGGTCGAACGGTTCTTCGCTGACGCTAAGGGGAAGCATGGCATGAGGCGGCTTCACCTGCGCGGCATCCGCGGAGCGGAAGAAGAGTTTCTGATCGGTGCGGCGGTGATGAACCTGATGATACTGGCGCGACCACGTCGGCTGATCGGCAAGCCGCGCCGGGGTGTCTGCGTTCCCGCGGCATTGACCTCGGCTACCATCTCGGCCCGGTCGATCGAACATGACGTGATCGTGCCGCCATTTAGGCGATATACCTGA
- a CDS encoding recombinase family protein, whose product MLIGYVRVSKADGSQTLAPQRDALLAASVDSSRIYEDLASGRHDARPGLTACLKALQPGNTLVLWKLDRLGRDLRHLVITAEALRERGIGLKVLTGAGAQIDTTTANGRLAFGIFAAFAEFERELIAERTQAGLAAARARGRMGGRPRKMDKATLAMAMAAMSDRNAIAADVARRLGMTTTTLYMYVNGDGTPKAPGQALLDGVPYRKERLRAA is encoded by the coding sequence ATGCTCATCGGATATGTGAGGGTGTCCAAGGCTGACGGCTCGCAGACCCTGGCACCCCAGCGCGATGCGTTGCTCGCTGCCAGCGTCGATTCCTCGCGGATTTATGAAGACCTCGCGTCGGGGCGGCACGACGCCCGGCCCGGCCTGACCGCGTGCCTGAAGGCACTGCAGCCCGGCAACACTTTGGTCCTCTGGAAGCTCGATCGTCTTGGGCGCGACCTCCGCCATCTTGTCATCACAGCCGAGGCGCTGCGCGAACGCGGCATCGGCCTGAAGGTGCTGACAGGGGCCGGCGCGCAGATCGATACCACGACTGCCAACGGCCGCCTCGCCTTCGGCATCTTCGCAGCGTTCGCCGAGTTCGAGCGCGAGCTCATCGCCGAGCGCACCCAGGCAGGACTTGCTGCGGCACGCGCGCGGGGACGGATGGGGGGTCGGCCGCGGAAGATGGATAAGGCCACCCTTGCAATGGCGATGGCTGCGATGTCCGATCGCAACGCGATCGCAGCCGATGTCGCGCGCCGTCTCGGGATGACAACCACGACGCTCTATATGTATGTGAATGGCGACGGCACGCCCAAGGCGCCGGGCCAGGCACTGCTCGACGGCGTACCGTACCGTAAAGAACGACTGCGCGCCGCATGA
- a CDS encoding ArsR/SmtB family transcription factor yields MENESAISALGALAQSTRLDVFRLLLRHEPEGMAAGEIARQLDVPQNTMSAHLGILARAGIVRSERHSRSIIYRADLDGLRALTLFLVKDCCAASPELCAPLLAELTPCC; encoded by the coding sequence ATGGAAAATGAGTCGGCTATCTCCGCATTGGGCGCGCTCGCGCAAAGCACGCGGCTCGATGTGTTCCGCCTGTTGCTGCGGCACGAACCGGAGGGCATGGCGGCGGGCGAAATCGCCCGCCAGCTCGATGTGCCGCAAAACACCATGTCCGCGCACCTCGGCATTCTCGCGCGCGCCGGCATCGTGCGCTCCGAACGCCATAGCCGATCGATCATCTATCGCGCCGATCTGGACGGGCTGCGCGCGCTAACCCTGTTCCTCGTCAAAGACTGCTGCGCCGCCTCTCCCGAGCTGTGCGCGCCGCTCCTGGCCGAACTCACCCCCTGCTGCTGA